TGGAAGTAACATTTTATGATAAGAAAGATATATAGTTGCATCTAAACTTCTCATAACCATATTATACCATTCCGCATCATCTATCGTATCTTGAACTGTAATAATCTGTGCATAATCAGGTATAAGGGCAGTAAAAGGATAATCTCCCTTTAACTCCACATATTCTCTTTCAGGAAGATCTATTCTAAAATAACCGAAAGGCTTTGGAGCAGGTGTTTTATTACACGCTGCTCCAATTAATGAAACACTCAGTATAGAAATTACCAATTTTATTTTATTAGAAAGGCAGGTCATCATCGGCACTTGTTGGTGGTTCAAGATTAACTTTAATATCGGAAAAATCTTGTGGAGGCATGCTTTGTGGTTGCGATTGCGCTGAATCGAGTTTATCAAGCATTATTATAGATTCCGCTTCAATTTCCGTAAATCTTTTTTCTACACCCTCTTGTTCGTATGTTCTGGTTCTTATTCTACCTTCTACATAAACTTTATCTCCTTTGTGAAGATATTTTTCCGCAATTTCGGCTAATCCGCGCCATGCAATTACATTATGCCATTCCGTATGGCTTATTTTATCGCCGTTTTTATTCTTATAATCTTCATTAGTAGCAATAGAGAATCTAGCATTTTTCCATGATTCAGAGGTTCTAATTTCGGGATCTCTTCCTAAATTTCCAATTAGGAAAACTTTGTTTAATGAATTTGCCATAGTAATAATTTTTAATTAACAAAAGTAATAATTTTATCGAATATATTCTATAATAGAATTGTTGAAAAAGATCAAATGTTACCTAATATTAATAAAGAAAATTCAAAAATAAAGTCATTTTTTTGCAATAAGTTTAATTTTGAATGAATTAAATCATTTTTTTTTCGAAAAAACCCATTGTTATTAATAAAATTAATTAACTTTGCAAATCGAAAATTTAATTATTAATTCATTTAATTATAAACAACTAAATTAACAAAACTATGACAAAAGCAGAAATCGTAGCTGAAATAGCTAGTAAAACTGGTATCGAAAAAAATGCAGTTCAAGACACTGTTGAAAAATTCATGGAAACTGTAAAAAAATCTTTGGAAAAAGGTGAAAACGTTTATTTAAGAGGTTTTGGCAGCTTCATCATTAAAGAAAGAAAAGCTAAAACAGGAAGAAATATTTCTAAAAATGTTCCTATTCAAATCCCTGCTCATAAAATTCCTGCTTTCAAACCAGCTAAATCTTTCGTTAATACTATTAAAACAAAAGTAAAATAATTTTAAATAAAATAGTATGCCTAGCGGAAAAAAACGTAAAAGACACAAAATGTCTACTCATAAACGTAAAAAACGTTTACGCAAAAATAGACATAAAAAGAAATAATGTGTTTAATTTTAATTTATGAAAAATCTATCGATGGTCTATAAAGACTTTAATCATCGATAGATTTTTCATTTTAAATATTGAAGTTGTGAATAGAGAACTTGTCATAAGAAAACAGAATAGAGATATTGACATTGCTCTGCTGGAGGAAAAACAACTTGTTGAACTACATAAAGACAGGACAGACAGCAGTTTTTCTACCGGAGATATTCTATTGGCAAGAGTTAAAAAGATTTCACCGGGCTTAAATGCAGCATTCCTTGACATTGGACATGACAAAGGAGGTTTTTTATTATATATGAACCTCGGTGCCAATATAAAGAGTTTGCTGAAATTTACCAAACAAGTTAATGATCCGACATTAAAAGAACCTCTCAAGGTTGAAGATTTTAAATTAGAATCCGAAATCGATAAAACAGGAAAGATTTCTTCTGTACTTCAACCTAATCAGTATCTTCTTGTTCAAATAATTAAAGAGGCTATCAACACAAAAGGACCAAGAGTATCAAGCGAAATATCACTCGCCGGAAGATATATGGTCCTTATTCCGTTTTCAAATAAAATATCCGTATCACAAAAAATTAAGAACGCCGAAGAACGTGAACGTTTAAAGTTATTGATTAAAAGTATCAGACCTAAAAACTTTGGTGTAATCATAAGAACTATTGCCGAAAATAAAATGGTTGCCGATCTTTATTCGGATATGGCAGACCTTAAGGCAAAGTGGGACAAAATTGCAAGTAAACTTAAAACTGCAAAACCTCCAACTCTACTAATGAGCGAGGCGGATAGAGCTAATGTCATTTTGAGAGATCTTTTAAATGAATCTTTCAACAGCATTCAAGTCAATGATACCGGAATATATGAGGAAATTAAATTAAATTTAAAACATATTGCACCAGACCAACTTGATATAGTAAAGTTATATAAAGGTAAAGGCGATATTTTTACTTTCTTCGGTATTGATAAGCAGATAAAAAGCTCTTTTGGTAAAATTACTACAATTAAAGGCGGAATATATTTGATTATTGAAAAAACGGAAGCCCTACATGTTATTGATGTTAATTCCGGCTCACGTATAAATTCAAATGCAGATGGCCCCTCAGAAGAAAATATCTTAAACATAAATCTGGAAGCGTGCAAAGAAGTTGCACGACAATTACGTTTAAGAGATTTAGGTGGCATTATTGTTGTTGATTTTATAGACATGCATTCTGCAATAAACAGAAAGAAATTGTTCGAATGTCTTAAAACCGAGATGGCTAAGGATAAAGCCAAACATACAATATTACCTCAATCTAAATTCGGATTAATTCAAATAACCAGACAAAGAGTACGCCCTGAAATCTCAATTGAAACTCTTGAAAAGTGTCCGTCGTGTAACGGACAAGGAGTAATTAAATCTTCTATTCTACTTGAAAACGATATTGAAGATACATTAAAATATCTTGTTCAAGAACAAAACGAAAAACATTTGAACCTTGGCGTTCACCCTTACGTGTATGCCTATCTCACAAAAGGATTTTATTCTATTAGAAAGAAATGGCAAAAGAAGTATAAAATCAAATTGAAAATATTGTCTATGCCTGATTTTAGCTTCTTAGATTACAGATTTTTCAATAATTTAATGGAAGAAATAAACTTATAGTTATGAAAGAAATTGTTCTTAGCGGAATTAGACCTACCGGACCGTTACATTTAGGAAACTATATGGGTGCGGTTACTAATTTTGTAAAAATGCAGGAAAGCAATAAATGCTACTTTTTTGTAGCTGATTATCATTCGTTAACGACTCATCCGCTTGCCGAACATCTGCATGAAAACATTAAACAGGTTTTAGCAGAATACCTAGCTGCAGGCATTGATCCTGAAAAATCTACATTATATATTCAAAGCGATTTACCTGAAACCGCTGAACTTTATTTGTTTCTAAATATGAATGCATATGTTGGTGAACTTGAAAGAACAACAACATATAAAGACAAAAAAAGCAAGCAATTAAATAATATAAACGCCGGATTATTAACATATCCGACCTTAATGGCTGCGGATATATTAATACATCGTGCAACAAAGGTTCCTGTCGGGAAAGACCAGGAACAACATCTTGAAATGGCACGTACTTTCGGAAATCGTTTTAATAGAATGTATAATTATGACCTTTTTCCTGAACCTACTGCATATAATTTCGGACAGGAACTTGTAAAGATTCCCGGATTAGATGGCAGTGGAAAAATGGGAAAATCGGAAGGAGAAAATAATTGTTTGTTACTTTCCGATTCGCCTGAAGCTTTGAAGAAGAAGATTATGAAAGCTCTTACTGATAGCGGCCCTACTCAGATGAATCAGGACAAACCTGTTTATATAGAGAATTTATTCACTATACTCAAAGCTGTCGGATCGTTGGATACTGTACAATATTTTGAAGATCAGTGGAATAATTGCACAATAAAATACGGTGATTTCAAAAAACAGATTTTTGAAGATGTAAATAAATTCTTAACTCCCATTCGGGAACGCATTCAAGATATTCGGGCTAATGAAGATTATTTGGCAAAAGTTGCAAAACAAGGCGCCGAGCAAGCTCGTGAAAGTGCAAACGCAACGATGAAAGAGGTTAGAAGGTTGATTGGGATAAAGTCGTTGTTTTAGTTCTAACATATAGTTTTGAACATTTCAATGTTCAAAAAATGTAATATCTCTAAAAGTGAGAAATATTACCGATAAGAAAATAAATTCTAATTGGTAAGGTTTCTCGCTTTTTTATTTACCAACAGTAAGCCATCTACTTTTTAAATATTCATTTTTCATTTTTAACTAATTGAAATTAGACTTAATATAATCTTTTATTCCAAAGTTCTTCTTAATCTTTTCCTTGTTTAACGGCGTCTCGGTTAAATTAACTTTCAACTCCTGTTTTTCAAAAATAAACTTCTCAATAAAAGTCAAAATTTCATAATAATTATCGGTCATGGGAGTACCTGCAATAGCGTGGTCTTTATCTTCCGCGATATAAAAATAATACGGGAAATTATTTTTATCATATTTCTTTGCAATGTATTTTGAGCCGAAAAAGCCGTATTTTCCGAGTTTTATTCTATTAAACGGAACGTTTTTATCCGCATCTCCATGAAACATCTGGATAGGCGCAGGAATATCATTCCATTTCAAATGTCCTTTACTACTAAAGATAGCTCCTGCAAATGAAATTACTCCGGAATATTTAAAATCTTTCGGTAAAATATTAGTTATTTCGGAACGATTACAGAGTTCGTACTCCGCTTGTAGAACCGTAATTCCTCCAGCACTCGAACCGGAAATAATAATTTGTTCCGGATTTATTTTCCACTCTTCTTTATTCTGCAAAATATAACTTGTTGCAGAATAAAGATCTTCTACAGCCATAAGAATAGTATTTTCAAAAATATTCAACATCTCTTTTACCTTTATATCATCTCGCCCTTCCAATCTTTTCAATCCCAAGCGATAATCTATTGCAACGACTACAAATCCCTGTTCGGCAAAAAAATCATAGAATTCCTTGTAATATTTTGCATCCCGCGTACCAGTATAAAAGGCGCCGCCGAAAGCAAACATTAAGCAGGGTTTAATTTCATTAGAAGGAATATGATACTTATCAAGTTTAAGCGTATCATTCTCCTTAATTGCGAATATATAAGTTTCTTTTACAACCTCACTTTGAGCAAATAAAATTTGATTAAAGATGAAAAAACTTAATATTAATAAGCTAAATTTATTTTTAAGAATATTCATGATAAATTATATTTTATGATATAGAATTATTTAACAACCTAATCTTAAACTTCGTTTATAAAAAATGTCACCTTATAGTTTCGCAAAAATAATATTTTTTATTAAAATACTATCGGATTTTATCCTCACAAAATAAAATTAAATTAATTATAAAATTCTTTTTTAAGTAGATTCCTGTTAATTTAAAAATTAATATTCAGAATAAATTGATTTATGTTATTTCGTCTTTACATAAAAAATTTAATCACTGAGATAATCAATCATATTTTTCACAGTTATTTTTTTCTCAAATTTATCATTAAATTTTGTTTATTAACATTCATTAAGGTTTCTGAGCGTATTTTTAACAAAAAAGATTTTTAATTATATTTTCTCAGGCAATAACTGTTAATATAAACATCTGACAACAACACATTTATTTACAAGAATATCTATAATAGTTAATTTTATGGAGTGTTAATCGACTCATTCTATCTTCTTTTTTATTGTTGTACTTTTGTAAAAATTAATCAACTTTTATTTAAAATTTAATTTTATGAAAAAAGTAAAAATTTTATTAGTGTTTTTTACGCTATTTATGATTTCCGGTATGACATACGGACAAAATTACGTTTCAACTAATGTTAAAATAATCTGCCCGGAGACAACTATAGCAACTGTTACTGTTGGATATACCTTAGATCTTAGTGTTACCGGAAAACTACATCTGGAAACAAAAGAAATTGACGTTAGATATGGTGATCTTAATTACATGGCACATGTAGGAAGTGATTTCTTTTGGGTAAATTCTAATGCGGTAAGGGTTACAATTACCGTAATTACAGATTCAGGAAGATATTCCCAACAGATTTTTAACAATGCTATACAAAATGTAACATTTGATTTTAGATAAAAAATCATTAATCAATTAAAACTATTATTTATGAAAAATTTTAAAGTTTTAAGTACATTTTTATTAATGCTTTTCGTATCATCAATTGCAATTGGACAAACAACTCCTCTTACTACTTTTGTGCAGGATACACCAGAATTATTCAAACATTTCTCAGGTTCAGAAGTTGTAGTTAATGTTGAATGGTTTGGAGTAACCGGTTCGGTTAAAAGAACAGTTACTACGACAGTTGCCGGTATTACGGCGGGAATAGATGTTATACAAATATTTAATTCAAGTAATTTTTCATTACCAGTTACACAAACTCATATTTATGTTGAATTTACAAAAGAGATTCATTCAACAAAATACCGATTATACGTTCCTTATGCGATAAGATCTATTGATCCCATACCTTGGTTGATTGAAGAGAAATAAAAATCTTAAATTAAGGAAATATATTACACACATGAACACTTATTAATGCCCTCATAATGAGGGCATTTTTTATACGATTCAATATAATACTTTGTTTAATTTATGTTCTCAAACAATATAAACAAAATCTCGTACTTGCTATTCTATAATTCGCACCGTTTATGGGTAATATTTGTTATGAGTTGTGTAAATATTTAACTCGCAACAATCACATGATAAAGAATTAACTGAAAATATTCTTTGTAGCCCCACCCGGAGTTGTAAAAAAGTAATAATTATAAATTAAATTATTAAACAAAAATTTGTTTAATAATTTAATTATTTTTACATTTGTGAACTATTAACCAATAAAAAAATATTATGAAAAAGATCAAACTCCTAGGAGCATTAATCATTATGCTATTTATCTCAACTAATGTCCTAGGACAAACTATTCCTGTTACTACTTTTGTTCAAGACACACCTTTTCTTCTATCATCGGAGAGCTACAATGATGCCATGGCAGCTCCGGCTGATGTGAGAGTTGAATGGGTAGGCACAAATGGATATGTAGCTAAAACACCAACTCTTTGGACTACTGTAGGTGCATTAGCTGTTGGAGTTAATATTTCATCGACAGCAACTAAAATTCCTAGCGGTTTTTATCCTATAGTAGAAACAAGGGTAATTGTTGGATACGACAATGAAAAACATTTAGGAGTTTATCCGGGGTTAGCAACTGTAATGAGCAGGACATTACACCCAATTTATTGGACTGTTTATTATTAATAAATAAGCTATTATATTAATCAAAAGCCCTCAAAACGAGCACTTTTGTTGGAAAAGGGAGTGAGAACTTCTAGAAGAAAAAAATAAACAAACAAAATAAAGAACTATGGAAACAGATTTTTTACAAAAAGAGAATAAGAAAACAACAGCAGCAACGAGAAATTCAAATTTGCCATTTTGGGAATGGTTTAAAACTGACAAAGGAGACTTGTTTTTAGCCTACGCAGCCATATTGGTGCCAATTGTTCTATGGTTATTGTCA
Above is a window of Bacteroidales bacterium DNA encoding:
- the ssb gene encoding single-stranded DNA-binding protein encodes the protein MANSLNKVFLIGNLGRDPEIRTSESWKNARFSIATNEDYKNKNGDKISHTEWHNVIAWRGLAEIAEKYLHKGDKVYVEGRIRTRTYEQEGVEKRFTEIEAESIIMLDKLDSAQSQPQSMPPQDFSDIKVNLEPPTSADDDLPF
- a CDS encoding integration host factor subunit beta; the encoded protein is MTKAEIVAEIASKTGIEKNAVQDTVEKFMETVKKSLEKGENVYLRGFGSFIIKERKAKTGRNISKNVPIQIPAHKIPAFKPAKSFVNTIKTKVK
- a CDS encoding Rne/Rng family ribonuclease, producing the protein MNRELVIRKQNRDIDIALLEEKQLVELHKDRTDSSFSTGDILLARVKKISPGLNAAFLDIGHDKGGFLLYMNLGANIKSLLKFTKQVNDPTLKEPLKVEDFKLESEIDKTGKISSVLQPNQYLLVQIIKEAINTKGPRVSSEISLAGRYMVLIPFSNKISVSQKIKNAEERERLKLLIKSIRPKNFGVIIRTIAENKMVADLYSDMADLKAKWDKIASKLKTAKPPTLLMSEADRANVILRDLLNESFNSIQVNDTGIYEEIKLNLKHIAPDQLDIVKLYKGKGDIFTFFGIDKQIKSSFGKITTIKGGIYLIIEKTEALHVIDVNSGSRINSNADGPSEENILNINLEACKEVARQLRLRDLGGIIVVDFIDMHSAINRKKLFECLKTEMAKDKAKHTILPQSKFGLIQITRQRVRPEISIETLEKCPSCNGQGVIKSSILLENDIEDTLKYLVQEQNEKHLNLGVHPYVYAYLTKGFYSIRKKWQKKYKIKLKILSMPDFSFLDYRFFNNLMEEINL
- the trpS gene encoding tryptophan--tRNA ligase, with product MKEIVLSGIRPTGPLHLGNYMGAVTNFVKMQESNKCYFFVADYHSLTTHPLAEHLHENIKQVLAEYLAAGIDPEKSTLYIQSDLPETAELYLFLNMNAYVGELERTTTYKDKKSKQLNNINAGLLTYPTLMAADILIHRATKVPVGKDQEQHLEMARTFGNRFNRMYNYDLFPEPTAYNFGQELVKIPGLDGSGKMGKSEGENNCLLLSDSPEALKKKIMKALTDSGPTQMNQDKPVYIENLFTILKAVGSLDTVQYFEDQWNNCTIKYGDFKKQIFEDVNKFLTPIRERIQDIRANEDYLAKVAKQGAEQARESANATMKEVRRLIGIKSLF
- a CDS encoding alpha/beta hydrolase, which translates into the protein MNILKNKFSLLILSFFIFNQILFAQSEVVKETYIFAIKENDTLKLDKYHIPSNEIKPCLMFAFGGAFYTGTRDAKYYKEFYDFFAEQGFVVVAIDYRLGLKRLEGRDDIKVKEMLNIFENTILMAVEDLYSATSYILQNKEEWKINPEQIIISGSSAGGITVLQAEYELCNRSEITNILPKDFKYSGVISFAGAIFSSKGHLKWNDIPAPIQMFHGDADKNVPFNRIKLGKYGFFGSKYIAKKYDKNNFPYYFYIAEDKDHAIAGTPMTDNYYEILTFIEKFIFEKQELKVNLTETPLNKEKIKKNFGIKDYIKSNFN